A region from the Aeromicrobium choanae genome encodes:
- a CDS encoding oxidoreductase, with amino-acid sequence MGWETSAIGDLTGKRALVTGATSGIGTETARVLLRHGAKVVITARDERKAADTVSDLGDVDVITLDLADLPGTIAAAQGVVDAGERFDIVINNAGVMVPPFTRTMDGFELQIATNHLGHFAWTATLWPLLREGATRVVTVSSLAHSGTKGIDLRSLEPNGDPRRYKRWRSYAESKLANLLFMKELDRRAKAAGLGLVSVAAHPGLSATNLTRSSGPLHFLAGAFSQPAHAGAWPTLRAASDPTLTGGEYVGPASLRQTRGRPTKVGMTSAARDPRLAAEVWAASETATGVVFDVS; translated from the coding sequence ATGGGCTGGGAGACGTCGGCCATCGGCGACCTGACTGGGAAGCGCGCCCTCGTCACGGGTGCGACGAGCGGCATCGGCACCGAGACCGCGCGCGTGCTGCTGCGGCACGGCGCGAAGGTGGTCATCACGGCGCGCGACGAGCGCAAGGCCGCCGACACCGTGTCCGACCTCGGCGACGTCGACGTGATCACGCTCGACCTGGCCGACCTGCCCGGCACGATCGCCGCGGCCCAAGGGGTCGTCGACGCGGGCGAGCGCTTCGACATCGTGATCAACAACGCCGGCGTGATGGTGCCGCCGTTCACGCGCACGATGGACGGCTTCGAGCTGCAGATCGCGACGAACCACCTCGGCCACTTCGCCTGGACGGCCACGCTCTGGCCGCTCCTGCGCGAGGGCGCCACGCGGGTGGTCACCGTCTCCTCCCTGGCGCACTCAGGCACCAAGGGGATCGACCTGAGGTCCCTCGAGCCCAACGGGGACCCACGCCGGTACAAGCGCTGGCGCTCCTACGCGGAGTCGAAGCTGGCCAACCTGCTGTTCATGAAGGAGCTCGACCGCCGCGCCAAGGCGGCGGGCCTCGGGCTGGTCTCGGTGGCGGCACACCCCGGGCTCAGCGCGACGAACCTGACACGCTCGAGCGGGCCCCTGCACTTCCTCGCCGGCGCATTCAGCCAGCCCGCCCACGCAGGGGCGTGGCCCACGCTGCGGGCCGCCTCGGACCCCACGCTCACTGGCGGCGAGTACGTCGGCCCGGCGAGCCTGCGCCAGACCCGCGGCCGCCCGACCAAGGTGGGCATGACCTCCGCGGCGCGCGACCCGCGCCTCGCGGCCGAGGTCTGGGCCGCCAGCGAGACCGCCACCGGCGTGGTCTTCGACGTCTCCTGA
- a CDS encoding enoyl-CoA hydratase, with translation MTLVELTREDSVRTITLNAPERLNALDWPLLEELRVAVESVAADEEARALVVTGAGKAFCSGANLESLFGDTSRPADVLREHLMNVYASFLGIRNLSIPTVAAVQGAAVGAGLNIALACDVIVAGPEGGFGPTFSKIGLHPGGGCTWMLTQRIGSANTAAALFNGDIIGAEAALGLGIAQEIADDPKARAAELAATWSKRNPKLMSDIKKSVAIAARDDLHESLNFESWAQAESLSSEEFAAFAARFAGR, from the coding sequence ATGACACTCGTCGAGCTCACGCGCGAAGACTCCGTCCGCACGATCACGCTGAACGCTCCCGAGCGTCTCAACGCCCTCGACTGGCCGCTGCTGGAGGAGCTGCGCGTCGCCGTCGAGTCCGTCGCGGCCGACGAGGAGGCCCGCGCCCTCGTCGTCACCGGCGCCGGCAAGGCCTTCTGCTCGGGTGCCAACCTCGAGAGCCTCTTCGGCGACACCAGCCGCCCGGCCGACGTGCTGCGCGAGCACCTGATGAACGTCTACGCCTCGTTCCTGGGCATCCGGAACCTGTCGATCCCCACGGTCGCGGCGGTCCAGGGCGCGGCGGTCGGCGCGGGGCTGAACATCGCCCTGGCCTGCGACGTCATCGTGGCGGGGCCCGAGGGTGGCTTCGGTCCCACCTTCAGCAAGATCGGCCTGCACCCCGGTGGCGGCTGCACGTGGATGCTCACCCAGCGCATCGGCTCGGCCAACACGGCCGCGGCGCTCTTCAACGGCGACATCATCGGGGCCGAGGCCGCCCTGGGCCTGGGCATCGCCCAGGAGATCGCCGACGACCCCAAGGCCCGCGCCGCCGAGCTCGCCGCGACGTGGAGCAAGCGCAACCCCAAGCTGATGTCCGACATCAAGAAGTCGGTGGCGATCGCGGCGCGCGACGACCTGCACGAGTCGCTCAACTTCGAGTCCTGGGCCCAGGCCGAGTCGCTCAGCAGCGAGGAGTTCGCGGCGTTCGCCGCCAGGTTCGCCGGACGCTGA
- a CDS encoding helix-turn-helix domain-containing protein: MISTTPDPLLTVPQTVEYLNGSVSERTLRRLIASGDIQSLRIGGNARRVRVSAIEDYLSRATQR; the protein is encoded by the coding sequence ATGATCAGCACGACCCCCGATCCGCTCTTGACCGTCCCGCAGACTGTCGAGTACCTCAACGGCTCAGTGTCAGAGCGAACGTTGCGACGCCTGATCGCTTCAGGTGACATCCAGTCGCTGCGCATCGGCGGCAACGCCCGCCGCGTACGTGTGTCGGCGATCGAGGACTACCTCAGCCGGGCGACCCAGCGATGA
- a CDS encoding site-specific integrase: MRTQTTTSRSTPTARRRKSRRAFGTVRQLPSGRWQARWEDKYGRTHTGPHPFATERAADDWLSTVRADLVRGVWRSPDLGSDTLAGYMRGWVDQRTDLALSTRAGYLIALERWIERDLMLPSARGGRPGRVNIGDQPLNALTPSMIREWYAAAHATQVLEKAERDARGVLSQASRSKTAPVRAWARARGWSVKDTGRLSPAVTAAWERAGRPGDPCNGLTLEVDPSSIKPAAVVVQAYRYLRACLNAALSDGLITSNPCRVKGGGSFATGERPHAAPDEVRALAAAMPPRFAAAVDLAAWSALRAGELFALARRHVDLDVGTITVERALVDVAGHPLTFGPPKTQGSLRTVSLPPSVVDRLREHMAAHTGDGPDALVFAHPDGAPVNRSQRGRMFDRARRAVGRPDLRWHDLRHTGSTLAARAGASISELQHRLGHSTFAAAMRYQHASADRDRELADRLDTYASAQQDSIVLSHSSLRSLPSRPSAADHD, translated from the coding sequence ATGCGTACGCAGACCACGACCTCACGCAGCACCCCAACCGCCCGCCGCCGCAAGAGCCGGCGCGCCTTCGGCACCGTCCGTCAGCTGCCGTCCGGACGCTGGCAGGCCCGGTGGGAAGACAAGTACGGCCGGACCCACACCGGCCCCCACCCCTTCGCCACCGAACGCGCCGCCGACGACTGGCTCAGCACCGTCCGGGCCGACCTGGTGCGCGGCGTGTGGCGATCTCCCGACCTCGGATCGGACACGCTCGCGGGCTACATGCGCGGCTGGGTCGACCAACGCACCGACCTGGCCCTGTCCACCAGAGCGGGCTACCTCATCGCCCTGGAGCGCTGGATCGAGCGAGACCTGATGCTTCCCAGTGCACGGGGCGGTCGACCCGGAAGGGTCAACATCGGCGATCAGCCGCTCAACGCGCTCACGCCCAGCATGATCCGCGAGTGGTACGCCGCCGCGCACGCCACCCAGGTCCTCGAGAAGGCTGAGCGCGACGCCCGCGGCGTGCTGTCCCAGGCGTCGCGCAGCAAAACTGCTCCCGTCCGCGCCTGGGCTCGCGCGAGGGGCTGGTCTGTCAAGGACACCGGCAGGCTCAGCCCTGCCGTCACGGCTGCCTGGGAACGTGCCGGCCGCCCGGGCGACCCGTGCAATGGCCTGACGCTCGAGGTCGACCCATCGTCGATCAAACCGGCCGCGGTCGTCGTTCAGGCCTATCGGTATCTGCGCGCATGCCTAAACGCGGCGCTCTCAGACGGCCTGATCACGTCCAACCCCTGCCGGGTCAAGGGCGGCGGCTCATTCGCAACCGGCGAACGCCCGCACGCCGCCCCGGACGAGGTGCGGGCACTCGCCGCCGCGATGCCGCCCCGGTTCGCCGCGGCCGTTGACCTGGCGGCATGGTCCGCCCTGCGCGCCGGTGAGCTGTTCGCTCTGGCCCGCCGACACGTCGACCTGGACGTAGGGACGATCACCGTCGAGCGGGCACTGGTCGACGTCGCGGGACACCCACTGACCTTCGGTCCACCCAAGACCCAAGGCAGCCTCCGCACCGTCAGCTTGCCGCCGTCCGTCGTCGACCGACTCCGCGAACACATGGCGGCGCACACCGGCGACGGCCCCGACGCACTCGTTTTCGCCCACCCCGATGGCGCACCGGTCAACCGAAGCCAACGAGGCCGGATGTTCGACCGCGCGCGACGCGCAGTCGGGCGACCCGACCTGCGCTGGCACGACCTGCGGCACACCGGCTCGACCCTCGCCGCACGCGCCGGAGCATCGATCAGCGAGCTACAGCACCGACTCGGACACTCGACCTTCGCCGCCGCGATGCGGTACCAACACGCCAGCGCCGATCGGGATCGTGAACTGGCCGACCGGCTCGACACCTACGCGTCCGCGCAACAGGATTCGATCGTTCTGTCCCACTCTTCGCTTCGATCGCTGCCCTCGCGGCCTTCCGCCGCGGATCACGATTGA
- a CDS encoding acyl-CoA dehydrogenase has protein sequence MSHYKSNLRDVEFNLFELFDRQSVLGTGPFDEVDVDTAKSILAEVERLSREDLAASFADADRNPPVYDPATHSLQQNPAFAKSYKAWMDAEWWRLQLPTELGGQPAPSSLVWSMGEFVLGANPAIWMYGAGPAFSRVVWENGTERDQKIAEIMIERQWLTTMVLTEPDAGSDVGAGRTKAFPNEDGTWRIEGVKRFITSAVSDLGENTMHLVLARPVGIEGAGGPGTKGLSLFLVPEHHFDLESGELTGERNGVYVTNVEKKMGIKVSATCEVTFGDSQLGGPATGWLLGEVHDGINQMFRVIENARMMVGAKAIATLSTGYLNALEYAKERVQGADLTNPAKDAPRVTITHHPDVRRSLLTQKAFAEGLRSLMIYAATFQDEVQIKRVSGEDASLAASVNDLLLPLVKGYGSERSWVLLGTEALQTFGGSGFLQEYPLEQYVRDAKIDTLYEGTTAIQGQDLFFRKIVKDQGRALGFLSEQIKSFIDNEAGNGRLKVERDLLARGLDDATAVITAMFNDLMASNPADENGDARNVYKVALNTTRLVYVLGDLVVSWLLLRGAEVSQAKLDAGASGADKSFYEGKVAAASFFAKNVLPRLAAERAMAEAVDLDVMELDEAAF, from the coding sequence ATGAGCCACTACAAGAGCAACCTGCGCGACGTCGAGTTCAACCTCTTCGAACTGTTCGACCGGCAGTCCGTCCTGGGCACCGGTCCGTTCGACGAGGTCGACGTCGACACGGCGAAGAGCATCCTCGCGGAGGTCGAGCGCCTCTCGCGCGAGGACCTCGCCGCGTCCTTCGCCGACGCCGACCGCAACCCGCCGGTCTACGACCCCGCCACGCACTCGCTGCAGCAGAACCCCGCCTTCGCCAAGAGCTACAAGGCCTGGATGGATGCCGAGTGGTGGCGCCTGCAGCTGCCCACCGAGCTCGGTGGCCAGCCCGCACCCTCCTCCCTCGTGTGGTCGATGGGCGAGTTCGTCCTCGGCGCCAACCCCGCCATCTGGATGTACGGCGCCGGCCCGGCCTTCAGCCGCGTCGTGTGGGAGAACGGCACCGAGCGCGACCAGAAGATCGCCGAGATCATGATCGAGCGCCAGTGGCTGACCACGATGGTCCTCACCGAGCCCGACGCGGGCTCCGACGTCGGCGCCGGCCGCACCAAGGCCTTCCCGAACGAGGACGGCACGTGGCGCATCGAGGGCGTCAAGCGCTTCATCACCTCGGCCGTGAGCGACCTGGGCGAGAACACGATGCACCTGGTGCTCGCCCGCCCGGTGGGCATCGAGGGTGCCGGCGGTCCGGGCACGAAGGGCCTGTCGCTCTTCCTGGTCCCCGAGCACCACTTCGACCTCGAGTCCGGCGAGCTGACCGGCGAGCGCAACGGCGTCTACGTCACGAACGTCGAGAAGAAGATGGGCATCAAGGTCTCCGCCACGTGCGAGGTCACCTTCGGCGACTCCCAGCTCGGCGGCCCGGCCACCGGCTGGCTGCTCGGCGAGGTGCACGACGGCATCAACCAGATGTTCCGCGTCATCGAGAACGCCCGCATGATGGTGGGCGCCAAGGCCATCGCGACGCTGTCGACCGGCTACCTCAACGCGCTGGAGTACGCCAAGGAGCGCGTGCAGGGTGCCGACCTGACCAACCCCGCGAAGGACGCGCCGCGCGTCACGATCACGCACCACCCCGACGTGCGTCGCTCGCTGCTCACGCAGAAGGCGTTCGCCGAGGGCCTGCGCTCGCTCATGATCTACGCCGCCACGTTCCAGGACGAGGTGCAGATCAAGCGGGTCTCGGGTGAGGACGCCAGCCTCGCGGCGTCGGTCAACGACCTGCTGCTGCCGCTCGTCAAGGGCTACGGCTCCGAGCGCTCGTGGGTCCTGCTGGGCACCGAGGCGCTGCAGACGTTCGGCGGCTCGGGATTCCTGCAGGAGTACCCACTCGAGCAGTACGTCCGCGACGCGAAGATCGACACCCTCTACGAGGGCACCACCGCGATCCAGGGCCAGGACCTGTTCTTCCGCAAGATCGTGAAGGACCAGGGCCGCGCGCTGGGCTTCCTGTCCGAGCAGATCAAGTCGTTCATCGACAACGAGGCCGGCAACGGTCGCCTCAAGGTCGAGCGCGACCTGCTCGCCCGGGGGCTCGACGACGCCACCGCCGTCATCACCGCGATGTTCAACGACCTCATGGCCTCCAACCCGGCCGACGAGAACGGTGACGCCCGCAACGTCTACAAGGTCGCGCTGAACACCACGCGCCTCGTGTACGTCCTCGGTGACCTGGTCGTCTCGTGGCTGCTGCTGCGCGGCGCCGAGGTGTCGCAGGCCAAGCTCGACGCCGGCGCCTCCGGCGCGGACAAGTCGTTCTACGAGGGCAAGGTCGCCGCGGCGTCCTTCTTCGCCAAGAACGTCCTGCCCCGCCTGGCCGCCGAGCGCGCGATGGCCGAGGCCGTCGACCTCGACGTCATGGAGCTCGACGAGGCTGCCTTCTGA
- a CDS encoding maleylpyruvate isomerase family mycothiol-dependent enzyme: protein MTDLKLYIDAWRQSADAVLALEPDDWEVPTDLPGWTAHDVLAHLVHLERVMVEGEPEPVGGGAVPADYTNAGVEALRGVPVDQLRADLSDLVARRAETLQDLPDPQAPAVNTPAGVEWTWEIGLRNRVVDMWSHEQDIRRATGLLGGLDAPGAHVTTASFAAALPYVLGRKVQSPAGTVVRWIVTGPVPLDTTIGVGDDGRARPSDAEPTATVRMDTAAFTILGGGRRTPDDVEVEIEGDRELAERVLRAMAVTT from the coding sequence ATGACTGACCTGAAGCTCTACATCGACGCGTGGCGCCAGTCGGCCGACGCCGTCCTCGCCCTCGAGCCCGACGACTGGGAGGTGCCCACCGACCTGCCCGGCTGGACCGCTCACGACGTCCTCGCGCACCTGGTGCACCTCGAGCGCGTCATGGTCGAGGGGGAGCCCGAGCCCGTGGGTGGCGGCGCCGTCCCCGCCGACTACACGAACGCCGGCGTCGAGGCGCTGCGCGGCGTGCCGGTCGACCAGCTGCGCGCCGACCTCTCCGACCTTGTCGCTCGCCGCGCGGAGACCCTCCAGGACCTCCCCGACCCGCAGGCGCCCGCAGTGAACACGCCCGCCGGGGTCGAGTGGACCTGGGAGATCGGCCTGCGGAACCGCGTGGTCGACATGTGGTCGCACGAGCAGGACATCCGTCGCGCCACGGGGCTCCTCGGCGGACTGGACGCCCCCGGCGCCCACGTCACCACCGCCTCCTTCGCGGCGGCGCTGCCCTACGTGCTGGGGCGCAAGGTCCAGTCCCCGGCCGGCACCGTCGTGCGCTGGATCGTCACCGGACCCGTCCCGCTCGACACCACGATCGGCGTCGGCGACGACGGCCGCGCCCGCCCCTCAGACGCCGAGCCGACCGCCACCGTCCGCATGGACACCGCCGCGTTCACGATCCTCGGCGGCGGCCGACGCACGCCCGACGACGTCGAGGTCGAGATCGAGGGAGACCGGGAGCTGGCCGAGCGCGTGCTGCGCGCCATGGCCGTCACCACCTGA
- a CDS encoding LysR family transcriptional regulator, with protein sequence MEPRRLAMLRELAERGTVGAVADEMNVTPSAVSQQLKLLEGEAGVPLIEPAGRGVRLTAAGRALAETATEVAVALERAEARWREYLGGPAGDVTLTVFPTGGEMLLPGLLTRVVAEPAVNLLCTDRDPTQRFDVLDMVADFDIVVADSPAATEEWHERGLQLVSLLREPLDVALPESHRLAAKQSLSPKDVVGETWIGAPHGYPYDRVLQQLVAVTGDPVRIAQRFDDNGVVEAVVAAGHGIAILPRFTTRTRDNGLVTRPLVGIRARRDITAVLRPDRFERPSVRFCVQALREEARTVADRHGAV encoded by the coding sequence ATGGAACCTCGACGCCTTGCGATGCTGCGGGAATTGGCCGAGCGGGGCACCGTGGGCGCCGTCGCCGACGAGATGAACGTCACACCCTCCGCGGTGTCGCAGCAGCTGAAGCTGCTCGAGGGGGAGGCCGGTGTCCCCCTGATCGAGCCTGCGGGCCGCGGCGTGCGCCTCACCGCCGCCGGACGTGCGCTGGCCGAGACCGCCACCGAGGTCGCCGTGGCGCTCGAGCGGGCCGAGGCCCGGTGGCGCGAGTACCTCGGGGGTCCCGCGGGCGACGTCACCCTGACGGTCTTCCCCACCGGCGGCGAGATGCTGCTGCCCGGACTGCTCACGCGCGTCGTCGCCGAGCCCGCCGTGAATCTCCTCTGCACCGACCGCGACCCCACGCAGCGGTTCGACGTTCTCGACATGGTGGCGGACTTCGACATCGTGGTCGCCGACTCGCCCGCCGCGACCGAGGAGTGGCACGAGCGAGGGCTGCAGCTCGTGTCGCTGCTGCGCGAGCCCCTCGACGTGGCGCTGCCCGAGAGTCACCGCCTTGCCGCGAAGCAGAGCCTGTCGCCGAAGGACGTCGTCGGGGAGACGTGGATCGGGGCGCCGCACGGCTACCCCTACGACCGGGTGCTCCAGCAGCTCGTGGCGGTGACCGGCGACCCGGTGCGGATCGCCCAGCGCTTCGACGACAACGGGGTCGTCGAGGCCGTGGTCGCCGCGGGCCACGGGATCGCGATCCTGCCGCGCTTCACGACGCGGACCCGTGACAACGGGCTCGTGACGCGTCCGCTCGTCGGCATCCGCGCGCGACGCGACATCACCGCAGTGCTGCGCCCCGACCGGTTCGAACGACCCAGCGTGCGCTTCTGCGTCCAGGCCCTGCGCGAGGAGGCCCGCACGGTCGCCGACCGCCATGGCGCCGTCTGA
- a CDS encoding uracil-xanthine permease family protein, with protein MWTLHGDGSNISPGAIVLPEERLSWPRTVGFGAQHVVAMFGATFLVPILTEMPPTTTLFFSGFGTLLFLAITRGRLPSYLGSSFAFIAPVHGLVLDDNMGAALFGIMCTGITLAAFGFLVQATGRAWLETLMPPVVTGAIVALIGFALAGAATDNFAQAPWLATITLAVICLSAVVLTGFAARLSILFGIVVGYLVALISGDIDFSAVEQAAWIGLPEFHTPTVEWSVLPMFLPIVLALIAENIGHVRSVAHLTDRPAINEETGRALIADGLATTIAGGFGGSATTTYGENIGVMTATRVFSSAAYVVAGVVAMLLSLSPKFGELLGTIPWGVIGGVTVALYGLIGLIGVRIWMDNHVDFANPVNLYTAAAALIIGIGNLTITRGDVSLSGITLGSVAAIVIYHVMRIVQRDPEAEVATESVDPGA; from the coding sequence ATGTGGACCCTGCATGGTGACGGATCGAACATCTCCCCCGGCGCGATCGTCCTGCCCGAAGAGCGCCTCTCCTGGCCGCGCACCGTGGGCTTCGGCGCCCAGCACGTCGTGGCGATGTTCGGCGCGACGTTCCTCGTGCCGATCCTGACCGAGATGCCGCCCACGACGACGCTGTTCTTCTCCGGCTTCGGCACCCTGCTCTTCCTGGCGATCACCCGCGGCCGGCTGCCCAGCTACCTCGGCTCGTCGTTCGCGTTCATCGCCCCGGTCCACGGTCTCGTCCTCGACGACAACATGGGTGCCGCCCTGTTCGGCATCATGTGCACGGGCATCACGCTGGCCGCGTTCGGCTTCCTCGTCCAGGCCACCGGACGGGCGTGGCTCGAGACGCTGATGCCTCCGGTCGTCACCGGCGCGATCGTCGCGCTCATCGGCTTCGCCCTCGCGGGCGCCGCCACCGACAACTTCGCGCAGGCGCCGTGGCTCGCCACGATCACCCTGGCCGTCATCTGCCTCTCCGCGGTGGTCCTCACGGGGTTCGCCGCCCGGCTGTCGATCCTCTTCGGCATCGTCGTGGGCTACCTCGTGGCGCTCATCTCCGGGGACATCGACTTCAGCGCAGTCGAGCAGGCCGCCTGGATCGGCCTGCCCGAGTTCCACACCCCCACCGTCGAGTGGTCGGTGCTGCCGATGTTCCTGCCGATCGTGCTCGCGCTGATCGCCGAGAACATCGGCCACGTCCGCAGCGTCGCCCACCTGACCGACCGGCCGGCCATCAACGAGGAGACGGGGCGCGCCCTCATCGCCGACGGCCTGGCCACCACGATCGCCGGCGGCTTCGGCGGCTCGGCGACCACCACGTACGGCGAGAACATCGGCGTCATGACCGCGACCCGCGTCTTCTCCAGCGCCGCCTACGTGGTGGCCGGCGTGGTCGCGATGCTGCTGAGCCTCTCCCCCAAGTTCGGCGAGCTGCTCGGCACGATCCCGTGGGGCGTCATCGGTGGTGTCACCGTCGCCCTGTACGGCCTCATCGGCCTGATCGGCGTGCGCATCTGGATGGACAACCACGTCGACTTCGCCAACCCGGTCAACCTCTACACGGCTGCCGCGGCGCTCATCATCGGCATCGGCAACCTGACGATCACCCGCGGCGACGTGTCGCTGTCGGGCATCACGCTGGGCTCGGTCGCGGCGATCGTGATCTACCACGTGATGCGGATCGTCCAGCGCGATCCCGAGGCCGAGGTGGCCACCGAGAGCGTCGATCCGGGAGCCTGA
- a CDS encoding alpha/beta fold hydrolase, giving the protein MTERTLPVVPGVEHRWIDVDGVSLHVAEAGTTHRSADRPTLVLLHGWPQHWFCWRHVMPALAETHHVVALDLRGAGWSDVPEGTDAYDKRVIADEVARAIEVLELDRPVLVGHDWGAWTSLLVASRHPGSARGVVAAAIVAPWKDVPWHQMWRFAYQPIAGGPGGAFLHRRAGQMLLKTIFRAGAARRFRWPRSVREEYLARFRDPARARAGQAMYRAFLLKEIPKIGRGYARRVDDVPLLFLPGTGDLVLAPSLVRRVEGPPNVTVTEIAGTGHWIPEERPAELVGRVREFLRQF; this is encoded by the coding sequence ATGACCGAACGGACCCTGCCCGTGGTGCCCGGAGTCGAGCACCGATGGATCGATGTCGACGGCGTCAGCCTGCACGTGGCTGAGGCCGGAACGACCCACCGCTCGGCCGACCGTCCCACCCTCGTCCTGCTGCACGGGTGGCCACAGCACTGGTTCTGCTGGCGTCACGTGATGCCGGCCCTGGCCGAGACGCACCACGTGGTCGCGCTCGACCTGCGCGGTGCCGGCTGGAGCGACGTTCCGGAGGGCACGGACGCCTACGACAAGAGGGTCATCGCCGACGAGGTCGCCCGCGCCATCGAGGTCCTCGAACTCGACCGGCCGGTGCTCGTCGGGCATGACTGGGGCGCGTGGACCTCCTTGCTCGTCGCGAGCCGCCACCCGGGCTCCGCGCGGGGCGTCGTCGCCGCCGCGATCGTCGCGCCGTGGAAGGACGTGCCGTGGCACCAGATGTGGCGATTCGCGTACCAGCCGATCGCCGGCGGACCCGGAGGCGCGTTCCTGCACCGCCGCGCGGGCCAGATGCTGCTGAAGACGATCTTCCGCGCCGGTGCGGCCCGGCGCTTCCGCTGGCCGCGCTCGGTGCGCGAGGAGTACCTGGCCAGGTTCCGCGACCCGGCGCGCGCCCGCGCCGGCCAGGCGATGTACCGCGCCTTCCTGCTGAAGGAGATCCCGAAGATCGGCCGCGGCTACGCCCGCCGGGTCGACGACGTGCCGCTGCTCTTCCTGCCGGGCACGGGCGACCTCGTGCTCGCGCCGAGCCTCGTGCGCCGCGTGGAGGGCCCGCCGAACGTGACAGTCACGGAGATCGCGGGCACCGGCCACTGGATCCCCGAGGAGCGTCCCGCTGAGCTCGTGGGCCGGGTCCGCGAGTTCCTGCGCCAGTTCTGA
- a CDS encoding sulfite exporter TauE/SafE family protein — translation MDPTLVLLVGACAFATSMLTEVLGFGGGVVLLAVLVAFLDPLVALPLHAAIQVVSNGTRTLVRRHDVDWRIVWRTSLLLLPAGALSLSLARQAPDAVLQAAIAIAVLVATWLPEWLSRPLPAPSPGGWIAMGGVLGALNPVVGATGTLAAPFFRAGTKDRMGFVGTFAASQVAGHAAKLVIFGAVGLLPAAQAPAAAVGIVGVVAGTWVGSRVLDRMPERRFDRIYLVAITLVAAWLLVDALR, via the coding sequence GTGGATCCCACCCTGGTGCTGCTCGTCGGCGCGTGCGCCTTCGCGACGTCGATGCTCACCGAGGTGCTGGGTTTCGGCGGTGGGGTCGTGCTGCTGGCCGTGCTCGTCGCGTTCCTCGATCCGCTCGTCGCCCTCCCCCTCCACGCCGCCATCCAGGTGGTGTCGAACGGCACCCGGACGCTGGTCCGCCGCCATGACGTCGACTGGCGGATCGTGTGGCGCACCTCCCTGCTGCTGCTTCCCGCGGGTGCGCTGTCGCTGTCGCTGGCGCGCCAGGCTCCGGACGCCGTGCTGCAGGCGGCCATCGCGATCGCGGTGCTCGTCGCGACGTGGCTGCCCGAGTGGCTCTCGCGCCCGCTGCCCGCGCCGAGCCCGGGCGGGTGGATCGCGATGGGCGGCGTGCTCGGAGCGCTCAACCCCGTGGTCGGGGCGACCGGCACACTGGCCGCCCCGTTCTTCCGTGCCGGCACCAAGGACCGCATGGGGTTCGTCGGCACCTTCGCCGCGTCGCAGGTGGCGGGCCACGCCGCCAAGCTGGTGATCTTCGGCGCGGTGGGGCTGCTGCCCGCCGCCCAGGCCCCGGCGGCGGCCGTCGGCATCGTCGGCGTGGTCGCCGGGACCTGGGTGGGCAGCCGCGTCCTCGACCGGATGCCCGAGCGCCGCTTCGACCGGATCTACCTCGTGGCGATCACGCTCGTCGCGGCGTGGCTGCTGGTCGACGCGCTGCGCTGA